The sequence AAGCAGGAACAGCAAGTCCAGCGTGCCGAACGTCGTCATCTGCGCCGCGTTCAAGCCGCCCGCCGTGGCGGCAAAGCCGATGTCGAGCGCGCCGACGCGCGAGGCGCTCTCATGCAGCACGCCAAAGCCGTTCCAGCCGTCCTTGACCGCGCCGACATCGAGCGCGAGCTTGGCGCTGGCGGCGAGAATGGCGGCGCCATCGTGGCGGGCGGCTGCCCCCGCGCCGACCAGGATGATCGGGTTCTTGGCGTTCTTCAGCACGTCCGTGAAGGAGTGCTTGCCGGCCGCGAGTTCGCCGAGCGTGTCAGTGCCTGCGCCGAGATGATCGTAATCGTAGGTCAGATCGGGCTTGGGACCGATGACGCCGACCTTGAAGCCGCCGGCACGCCAGCGCTTGCGGATGCGGGCGTTGAACACGGCCGCCTCCTTCCGCGGATTGGCACCGATGATCAGCAGAGCGTCGGCCTGCTCGACGCCTGCGAGCGTCGGGTTGAAGATGTAGGAGGCGCGGCCGAGCGCAGGATCGAAGGCGTCGCCGCCCTGCACCGCCAGATTGGCCGAGCCGTATTTGGTCAGCAGGTCCCTCAGCGCGAACATCTCCTCGACGCCGGCGAGATCACCGGCGATCGCGCCGATGCGCTTGCCGTCAGTGCGCGCGGCCTTCGCGGCAATCGCGGCAAAGGCCTCGGGCCAAGTCGCCGCACGCAGCTTGCCGGCTTCGCGGATATAGGGTCGGTCGAGACGCTGGGTGCGCAGGCCGTCGACGACGTGGCGGGTCTTGTCGGAGATCCACTCCTCGTTCACGGCCTCGTTGATGCGGGGTAGAATGCGCATCACCTCGCGGCCGCGGGTGTCGACGCGGATCGCGGAGCCGACGCCGTCCATGACGTCGATCGACTGGGTCTTGCCGAGTTCCCACGGGCGCGCCGCGAAGGCATAGGGCTTCGAGGTCAGCGCGCCGACAGGGCAGATATCGACGAGGTTGCCCTGCAATTCCGAGGTCAGCGCGTGCTCGAGATAGGTCGTGATCTCCATGTCCTCACCGCGGCCGGTGGCGCCCATCTCGGGCGCGCCGGCGACTTCCGCCGAGAAGCGGACGCAGCGCGTGCACTGGATGCAGCGGTTCATCGAGGTCTTGACCAGCGCGCCGAGATATTTGTCCTCGACGGCACGCTTGTTCTCGGCGAAGCGGCTGGTGTCGACACCATAGCCCATCGCCTGGTCCTGCAGGTCGCACTCGCCGCCCTGGTCGCAGATCGGGCAATCCAGCGGATGGTTGATGAGCAGGAACTCCATCACGCCTTCGCGCGCCTTCTTCACCATCGGCGAACGGGTGGAGATCTCCGGCGGCTCGCCCTTGGGACCCGGACGGCAGTCGCGCACGCCCCAGGCGCAGCTCGCGACCGGCTTCGGGCCGCCCTTCACCTCGACGAGGCACATCCGGCAATTGCCGGCGATCGACAGCCGCTCGTGATAGCAGAAGCGCGGAATCTCGGCG comes from Bradyrhizobium sp. CCGE-LA001 and encodes:
- the nuoG gene encoding NADH-quinone oxidoreductase subunit NuoG; the protein is MTKLIIDGKEIDVPAEYTLLQACEAAGAEIPRFCYHERLSIAGNCRMCLVEVKGGPKPVASCAWGVRDCRPGPKGEPPEISTRSPMVKKAREGVMEFLLINHPLDCPICDQGGECDLQDQAMGYGVDTSRFAENKRAVEDKYLGALVKTSMNRCIQCTRCVRFSAEVAGAPEMGATGRGEDMEITTYLEHALTSELQGNLVDICPVGALTSKPYAFAARPWELGKTQSIDVMDGVGSAIRVDTRGREVMRILPRINEAVNEEWISDKTRHVVDGLRTQRLDRPYIREAGKLRAATWPEAFAAIAAKAARTDGKRIGAIAGDLAGVEEMFALRDLLTKYGSANLAVQGGDAFDPALGRASYIFNPTLAGVEQADALLIIGANPRKEAAVFNARIRKRWRAGGFKVGVIGPKPDLTYDYDHLGAGTDTLGELAAGKHSFTDVLKNAKNPIILVGAGAAARHDGAAILAASAKLALDVGAVKDGWNGFGVLHESASRVGALDIGFAATAGGLNAAQMTTFGTLDLLFLLGADEIKAPDGTFIVYIGTHGDRGAHRADVILPAAAYTEKSAIYVNTEGRVQMTGRAAFPPGEAREDWAIIRALSEALGKKLGYDSLAALRQVIFKAVPHLIRLDQIEAGSADQIKKLAGKGGSPEKAPFKPLVEDFYLTNPIARASAVMAECSRLASGHMLTAAE